A genomic window from Haliaeetus albicilla chromosome 10, bHalAlb1.1, whole genome shotgun sequence includes:
- the PXN gene encoding paxillin isoform X3: MKSFSSLCSFKSLARKCTDALLADLESTTSHISKRPVFLTEETPYSYPTGNHTYQEIAVPPPVPPPPSNEALNGTVIDPLDQWQPNVSRYVHQQPQSQSPIYSSSAKSSSASIPRDGLSSPSPRASEEEHVYSFPNKQKSAEPSPTMTSSSLGSNLSELDRLLLELNAVQHNPASGFPADEASRSPSLPSVTGPHYVIPESSSSVGGKAAPPTKEKPKRNGARGIEDVRPSVESLLDELESSVPSPVPAITVSQGEVSSPQRVTASQQQTRISASSATRELDELMASLSDFKTSSTMSLISEPFLEPVPSSANADSSNTPHSLTVLSHSKHPSASHSGDSAVPTSAPSAVLCIEEGSNTVVLPTSGHSASLPHMPCLPQMVPVPPPRVSSGSATHGEQMTSASLVQLSRKPDSSRNVFQAVPASSVELLCRSANVKAQGLENNLAKETEKKEQRTDPKISSVPISNTLNGQGKGQIPKELDQQGAFRDNSALHSQARNVETALDELWALELSAHVPEVHAKNDSVLNPVYEPSVVALDRWDVFPDTKNPLGFVVEQGWELKAEVLHETKVDGCPDLVKKRQGRERTPRKASTANMNKAGGAQGNERFRSSAAAPESTENIWKAEWDLPCISKPPIERISASGQIKSLIKRTKETANVHPMYRDLSPRRKLGPAIFHKTESQDRLIEELQDRLGIAKQEQEEQKSQDDWLTEGVIIAARPQGEEHNGGQQVEKVVFPPESLLPPRRTVSVPASPQLQPSKEAAKTVPANTAPSHVSGPAPLLPLPPQPSHVPSAPAPSPVSSSSFTLAPQPPFQWETSDDDYHELSVVGTSPEDPRHSCSPQTWTPSTKTVSVGCQTEDDAFFPQMQVTSAPPLVHSANPLAACAPLGPPAPEKFMAQGKAGSSSPPSTASKPGSQLDTMLGSLQSDLNKLGVATVAKGVCGACKKPIAGQVRCKLLQ; encoded by the exons aCGCCTTACTGGCAGACCTGGAATCCACCACCTCACATATCTCCAAACGACCGGTGTTTCTAACAGAGGAGACGCCTTACTCCTATCCAACTGGAAACCACACATACCAGGAGATTGCTGTGCCACCTCCAGTGCCCCCACCACCTTCCAATGAGGCCCTGAATGGCACTGTGATTGACCCCTTAGACCAGTGGCAACCCAACGTATCCAGATACGTCCACCAGCAA CCTCAGTCCCAGTCTCCTATATACAGCTCTAGTGCCAAAAGCTCCAGTGCCTCCATTCCTAGAGACGGGCTCAGCTCTCCTTCTCCACGTGCCAGTGAAGAGGAACACGTCTACAG TTTCCCAAACAAGCAGAAGTCTGCAGAACCATCTCCCACGATGACCAGCTCGTCTTTGGGCAGCAACCTCTCAGAACTGGACAGACTTCTTCTGGAACTGAATGCTGTTCAACATAATCCTGCTAGTGGCTTTCCAGCAG ATGAAGCCAGCAGAAGCCCATCACTGCCCAGCGTGACTGGACCTCACTATGTCAtcccagagagcagcagctctgtgggagGGAAGGCTGCACCCCCtacaaaagaaaagccaaagcgAAATGGTGCACGTGGGATCGAAGATGTGCGTCCCAGTGTGGAGAGCCTGCTGGATGAGCTGGAGAGCTCTGTGCCAAGTCCAGT ccCTGCAATCACTGTGAGCCAAGGTGAGGTGAGCAGCCCTCAACGGGTCACCGCCAGTCAGCAGCAGACCCGTATATCTGCTTCTTCAGCTACACGAGAACTGGATGAGCTGATGGCATCTCTCTCTGACTTTAAG ACTAGTTCCACTATGTCTCTGATTTCTGAACCCTTCCTAGAACCGGTTCCCAGTTCAGCAAATGCAGACTCTAGCAACACTCCTCACAGCTTAACAGTGCTTTCCCATTCCAAACACCCTTCTGCAAGTCACAGTGGGGACTCGGCAGTGCCGACATCTGCCCCCTCAGCAGTCCTCTGCATTGAGGAAGGCAGTAACACTGTAGTTCTGCCTACTTCAGGGCATTCTGCCTCTCTTCCACATATGCCCTGTTTGCCACAAATGgtccccgtgcccccaccaCGAGTCTCTTCTGGTTCTGCTACTCATGGGGAGCAGATGACCTCTGCAAGCCTGGTTCAGCTGAGCAGAAAGCCTGACTCTTCTAGAAATGTTTTCCAGGCTGTGCCAGCTTCCAGTGTGGAGCTTCTGTGTAGATCTGCTAATGTGAAGGCACAAGGCCTAGAAAACAATTTGGCAAAAGAGACTGAGAAGAAGGAGCAGAGAACTGACCCCAAAATCTCAAGTGTACCAATTTCAAACACTTTAAATGGTCAAGGGAAGGGGCAGATACCTAAAGAGCTGGATCAGCAGGGAGCGTTCAGGGACAATTCAGCACTTCATTCCCAGGCCAGAAATGTGGAAACAGCTTTAGATGAGCTGTGGGCCCTGGAGCTGTCTGCACATGTGCCAGAGGTACATGCAAAGAATGACAGTGTTTTAAATCCTGTGTATGAACCTTCTGTTGTGGCCCTGGATCGGTGGGATGTCTTCCCAGACACTAAAAACCCATTGGGCTTTGTAGTGGAGCAAGGATGGGAGCTAAAAGCTGAAGTACTGCATGAAACCAAGGTAGATGGCTGTCCTGATCTGGTCAAGAAGAGGCAGGGCAGAGAGAGAACTCCTAGGAAGGCAAGTACTGCTAACATGAACAAAGCCGGAGGAGCCCAGGGAAATGAGCGGTTCAgaagctctgcagctgctccagaATCTACTGAAAACATTTGGAAAGCTGAATGGGATCTGCCATGCATCTCCAAACCGCCTATTGAGAGGATATCTGCATCAGGCCAG ATTAAATCTTTAATCAAGAGGACAAAAGAGACTGCGAATGTGCATCCAATGTATCGTGACCTCTCTCCAAGGCGTAAACTAGGTCCTGCCATATTTCACAAGACTGAGTCCCAAGATCGCCTGATTGAAGAGCTGCAGGACAGACTGGGCATCGCTAAACAGgaacaggaagaacagaaaagccAGGATGACTGGCTGACAGAGGGGGTCATTATCGCTGCCAGACCCCAGGGGGAAGAGCACAATGGTGGACAGCAAGTAGAGAAG GTGGTTTTTCCTCCAGAATCCCTGCTCCCCCCAAGGAGGACGGTCTCTGttccagcctctccccagctccagccttcCAAAGAAGCTGCAAAGACAGTCCCTGCTAACACTGCTCCCTCTCATGTCTCTGGCCCTGCACCTCTCCTCCCACTCCCACCTCAGCCTTCCCATGTGCCATCTGCCCCAGCTCCTAGTCCagtctcctcctcttccttcaccTTGgctccccagcctcccttccAGTGGGAAACTTCTGATGATGATTATCATGAGCTTTCTGTTGTGGGCACCTCTCCTGAAGATCCTAGGCATTCCTGTTCTCCCCAGACCTGGACCCCTAGCACCAAGACAGTTTCTGTTGGGTGTCAAACTGAAGATGATGCTTTCTTCCCACAGATGCAG GTGACCTCTGCTCCTCCCCTGGTCCACAGTGCCAATCCGCTGGCTGCTTGTGCACCCCTGGGCCCCCCCGCCCCTGAGAAG tTCATGGCGCAGGGGAAAGCCGGGAGCAGCTCCCCTCCATCCACAGCCTCCAAGCCTGGCAGTCAGCTGGACACCATGCTGGGAAGTCTCCAGTCTGACCTGAACAAACTGGGTGTAGCTACGGTTGCCAAAGGTGTCTGTGGAGCCTGCAAGAAGCCTATTGCTGGGCAG GTACGCTGTAAGCTCCTCCAGTGA